The stretch of DNA ttattttagggggccTAAAATCGCCtctagtattattattaattaattttaaaccaaacattttattatttattatatattatttttaaacatacctCTTTATAATAGAATTTCTATATTTAATAAgaagtaataaatttatattttagcgCGTAACGAGTAATTAATTAGAGGtttaggaaaataaaaatataaatttttaaaaaatatatataagaaaacataaatttatttttatcttaatatccgatatgtttttttatagaaaaaatactATATAATAATGCAGGTGCACCAAAAGATATCTAGGATCGCCCTCATAATAACAATTCCTAATCAGCTAGTTAAATTGCAAAAGGGGAACAGCAAGCTTCACCCACTACCTGATTCTCTGTCTGTCGGTgagaataattaaaatatgaaggGTGAATCCATAATTCCACCATAAAACCAAGCCCCTGTCTGAAAAACTCCCACCAAGATAATCACATTGCCATTTCACACTCTTGCTATTCTGTACTACTGCTTAATACTATTTATAATgctctcaaattttttttcttatttttttgtttcttttcgtaaaaatttaattaaaaatataatttcttctTGAGATTTCGATGCTAGTGTTGAGCAATGGTCGAGTGGATCTTTGTTTGGATTAAATGGAAGTGAGGAGAAAGTTGAGGAAATCGACGGGAAATAAACAAGTTCTACACATCAGCAACAGGGATAAAGAGAGTAACGATATCGAACACGAGTGAAGGAGGAGGGAGCAAAGGAGCGACGGTGGCAGCAACTAGTGCTGCGGCTGCGCGTGGACGGCTATCGAGCCGAACGCTGTTGCCGGTTGTGTTGGTATTGGGGATCGTTTTGCCTTTCCTTTTCGTTAGAATTGCCTTCTTGGTTCTTGAATCTGCTTCTTCCTCTTCTTGTTCTTCCCCTATCGGTAATTTAATTTCCTATTGTTTTCTCAATCCAATTCGTTTTTGAACTGAATCTTACTATCTTTTTTCATTTCCGGAAAATGCTTTTTTGAGGAATTCCTGCTTTGATGGTGTTGTACCTTTGCTTTGCGTCTTTCAATTGTACTGTACTGTTTGAAATACAATACATGCAATAATTGTTGCTTACACATGATGCCCTCCTCCTAGCCTTTTAGGCTATggcttttatttctattttacagacaactgaaattttaaaattaaaattaattgctTTTATTAGTGTTACTTCaattttattaagaaataattaattatttttattttaatgggaTTTGCAGAATGTAGAGGATGGAGGCTTTTTAGCGGGGGTTACATATCTCAGGTTAGTATAATTAAGatacaaatttatataaaaaaatgagcCATCTTAATTTATCAAGTGGATTTCTAtctatttttatctattttgtttggattgaatttattttatatgttctgtatgaaataataatagaaaCAAGCAAAGGAAAGAGTACATAatccgaatgagtcatgctaggcTATACGAAACAACTTGTACTACTAGATTGCCATCTGTGTCATGATGGTTGGGGGTAGTTTTGGAATTTGGCGGACTTTTTGTTTTCTCGCATTTGCCAACACTTACGTTGTCATTGTCTAGGATAAGGATAGGGTAATAATGATACGgaaaaagttcttttttttttgcccttTTTTAGTAAGGGATACAGCGGACCCAGTGGTAGGGGTTTTTGAGAAATTGAATCTGAAACTAATTTTTAACTCTAGACTTGAAcccaaattatttattatttcatttgtaatttagttgataatataaaaatatttttatataataaataaaataatctgaaaaagtaattaaaatataatataaaataagatgtgaaaaaaataacattaatataacACAAATATATGaccatatcaaaatttatataatataaattattaatttgtcaATGTACaaatattatacttaaataataaaatagataatCGAGAAGTATATCTAGGAGGAACTGTCGGTAATACACTTCCATTAGTTTCTTTTTTGGACACTAGATCAGTTGTCCTAACATCATCATCATATTATAATACATGTCCACTTGGACGAGTTTTTGCTGTTGTCAAAACTCTTTGTGCTTTTTCTCTATGTTCTCAACGAAAACCAGCAAAGTGGTAGAACTTTTGTTGGGTTTTGAGGAAGTCAAAAAGTAATCCTGGCAGCAGCTCATATTGATGTAACTAAGTTTTGGTCATCTTTAGTCGTCATGAACGTCAACACGGTTTGGTGAAATCAAAGATTTGAAAGGCTTGCAGTCTTTATAGAATGAACACTTCATGCCGGGTGCATAATACATGTTTGACTCAGATAATTTTGATATTGCGAAATATGTATTAAACATGTAACTgtcgaaaaataaaatatttaaaggcTTGTAGTCTATGAAGCATGGCCACTCATGCTAGGATAAATATGTCTACTTCTAACATGACGGATTTTGTATTGGTCATGCAGTTACATGTCAGAAATAATAAAACAGGTAATGTTAAAGCATGATTAACACATGTTGGAATCTATCCGAACACGGTCATGAatgtttttcttttgtattttcccAAATTTGGGCTCAGTAATGTGCAgaataaaaattctaaagaaatAAGATGCTTGAAATCcattaagtaaaagaaaattgaaagaaataacaaaaatatgGAGTTAAATGTTGGAAACAGTGCAAGTATAAAGCGAAGTATCAATGTAATATGTTACAGCGATAAAAACAATAGAGGAAGGTACAAAATGAGGCAAGTATAACAATTCCTTGTTGAATATTTGGGTTGTGATGATCTAGGTTTTGGGCTTTTGAGATATTTAGAGTTGCACCTTAATGAGTTTTTTTAAGGCTAAagtttctaaatttaaaattggttttgaaaaaaaattaaaaggctatTTGCATGTTCCCATTTGATTGGAAAATATCGTTTTGAAATTAattctatatttatatataaactattttttattattatgcctTAGCATACCTGTGTCTTAAGTTTTCTGAAACGTTTTGTCTGTATGTCATGTTGTCCTGTATTACGTTTTCCTGTTTATACTTCCTAGCTTGTAATAAATCATATACGATTTAGTTTGTGATTGTCATGTTTATGCATGTGCCACAAAGAAACTCAGAGAAGAACTGACAAGGGCACTAATCGAAGTGAAAGATGACAACATTGTTGATGGGGGAACAGAGGGTTCACTTGAGACATTCAGTGAACTTGTGAAGGAGATGACGTCAAAACAACAAGATATCAAGGCCTTTGCTTTCAAGACAAAGGCCATGGTAATTTACTCTTACAATTTTATTCTTGTCTTTACACCTGCACAGCCATTTCTTCCTTTTCAGTTATTAGTATCAATTTGTCTACTTCATTGATAATTGGATAATTGTCTCTTTTCTATAGAGACCGTAGTTCAATACTGCCACCTAAATGTTTTTACATAATAATGTACGAGTGTGTAAGGCTATAACAGTATATATTGACTCAAACATCCTAAGTAGTAGTACTTTATTGTTATTATGCTTTTTTATTTCTGATTTAATTTATGTGAATCAAAGCTATGCTTAAGAATTCACTCTCTACCCCCGTAATAACAAATATATGAGGAATTTTTAAGGTTCTTAAATTACAGAGCCTATACTGTAATCACTAACTACACAGTTGTCTTATGTGACTACAGTAGTAAATATCACAGTTTAAATTGAAATAGaggatggaagaaaaagaaaagaatgttcAAAAGATTGAAGGGTTATCTTTCCTGGAGACAAAGTGGGGAAGTGAAAATGGAAAACTTAGGCAGTGAGATAGTTATGAGTTCTACTCATTTAGAAAAGTATGAAAGAAACTATGAATATAAATGGGACCatatattattttgttagtaGGTATTTATATGAACAGGCCCCTTGTGACTTAAAATGAATGAAACTTGAGATTTGGACCGGGCTATTAGACATAATGAAAATAGGGCAAGAAGGTAAGGGATAAAGCATAATTAGGTGACTTGTTTGAAAGACTGTTTTAGAGTAACTTCAGAAATTTTCTAAAACCTGAAATCTTGTTTGATCATCTAAATTTTGTATCATCAGAAATCAGTATCAGTTTTTAATTACCAAGGCACTAtagttttatttttcataaaaaaagaaaaggaaagaaaaaaaaaactgtcTTTTACTTTCAACCAGATTCAGTTCAGTGTGGAACTTTAGGTTCATAACTCCAGAGTCCTGACAAattaaatttagtctttaaagtCTGAAAATTGCATATGATATGTATTTAATGTGGACAAAGTTTATGCATTGCGCTTGTTTTGAAATTTGGATGTTCTAGACCATTTTATCTTGACCTATGTCTTTATTGGATATAGTTTGTAAGCAATACTTAATTATTTGGATATAGATTATTATTACCTCCTATCCCCAGTAGAACTGGTACTACTACAGCATTCTTCTCCTCTTTAAAATCTGCATTTTGACAGTATTCTAAATGAACTGGATCTGTAATTTCTCTGTACAACTCTTCTTTAGCTTCTTGGTAAATCTTGTGATGCAGTTGATGCATCTGTCAACAGGATGAAAGTATCCTTTTGATACTACTACTAGCTTTCCTCTTGTGTAACTTAAACCAGAAAATTACTATACTTAATTTAAGATACGTATAAAATTAACTAATGAGTATTTTTCCTCTTGAAGTATTCTTCATAGGTTTCTCTGAGCTAAGGGTGCTTGCATTTCTCTTTAGCTTGactattgcattttattttgtaGTTAATAATTCCAAAATTTCTTTGGGGGattatgtttatgtatttgtttctaactttttcttttctatttttaaccACTAATTGCTTTTGATGGACCTAATCATCACTTTGTTTGTACTGAGGTTTTCTGGTGTTGGTAAAGTTCATGCGCATCTTACTAGTGTTTTTTTATAGAAATGTAAGTATATTTCAAAGTTAGAGATAACCAGCAACTTGGATTATCCCATTTTGCCAAATGGTTGAGTTACTTTTCGATGTAAAATGCTTTTATAGGGCACTGATGATGAGGCTTTTCTTTTGGGTTTCAGTCAATTTGTTGTCTGGCGTCAGAATGGTTTGCTCTAACTAGTTCTTATATGCCTCTGTTGATTTTTGTTAGTTTGAGACCACATGTTCTAAGGTGTTTGACCTTAAAATTCATGACCTTACAGAAACAGCAGTTAGTTACTAGGTTCATGTGCTGGTGTAGTTGTTTTCTGAAATAACTTTAAACTTACCTGATCCTATTTGTTGCTGGCAATCAATCAGATATAATTGCATATAATGATCACTAGTATGTCCATCTTTTTCCTGTTTCTTATACATCCATTAATTATGTGTTTACACATTAATCACcttggaaatttgattattgaTGTCTGGCAAATATTTAGGAAGAAAAAAAAGCCACTTTTTATTCTTGGCATTGGTGAGATTCCTATAACCAACAAAAACAtctaaaatttgtataaattacCAGTGTCTAGTAGTGGAATAACATTCTTGAGAACTTGGACGGAACACCTACATTTGAATTCTGTAAGGAGGGaattttatcatataatatcatgCAACTAGatatatttttttgatatatttttgttttatgctTTCACTGCTTCTGTCTTAACTGTTTTATCCCCAGGTAATCTTGAGTCAAATTTAATGGCATCTGTTATACCTACCTTTCTGTGTCAAGTTATCGGCAGGATGGAAAGTGCATCCTTCTAAAGTGCTTTGCCAAGTGGTGTTATCCCACATTTGTTAAGTATTAGGTATCCTGTGGTCTTGTATTAAAGTTGGGGCCTGCCACTATCACCAATTTATTTTAGGTCGGATACTTTAAGTTGTGTTACCCCACATGGCCACATCTTTTAACTATTAGGTTTCTTGTGGTCTTATATTAAAGTTAGGCCCCTTAACCTATTACCAGTTGGTTTTAGGTTGGATGCTTAACACACTCGTGTATCATATACATGCATGATTGTATGTCTATGTATGCATATCTAGATGTATGGTAGGGCACAAGCTTACCCAAAATTTTAAGTTGTCAACTGATGGAGACATCTTTATATATTATgtcttttattttgctttttcaATCTTTTGGGACAACCCTTTTGTCTGATCTTCAGTATTTCTCCCGTCTCCTCTCATGTTTTGATCTCTGAGCACATGAAGACCGTCATCCTTCTCCGTTGTGTAACCCCTCTTCCACAGTATCCACCGCACTGAGTCTCAAATCCTCTCTGTATTATCCACTATATTTACTAAGAGTTCCAAATAAGACAACCTGAATCAGCCAATGGTATCAGTAAGCTTTTAAGTGATTTCCAACTTGTATATGAACTGCGGTCTTATCTCCTCTCCTATTAGctcaaagttttattttacttCCTAGCAGTGATTCACAAGTTTCGCTGCACAAACTTTATAGGACTTGCTAGATAAATATAATCTCAAAGGAACAATTTCATAATGTGATTTGACACTTCTCTTTCTATATCCTTAAAATTATGTAACtactaattttgaaaatttcttgtTCTTTTGAAATGTCAATTTGGCAAATAGTTTTGACAGAATTTCTCCTCCCATACTTCTGAATCCAATTGAAGACGCCCAAGTGTTTTGCTAATTTTTGTTGCTTGCAGTAAATATTTATGTTATCTCACATATATTGCCTTCTGGTTTGATTTTACTCGCTAAGCCATGTCTGTAGTCTGTATTTGCTTGTATGTACTTTATGCATACATATGGCCTGAATGCTTATTGTTACAATGAGTGGCCTAACGAAATTatgtgaataaattttatatttcgtAATTTGTTTAGTATGTaaattgcaatatatgtaaacaCTCAAACATTCCTCTAACAAGTCAAAGTACATCCATTTCCAGCTTTTAGGTATGAAGCAGAAGGTCCAGTCAGCAAAGAAGCGTGAGTTAATGTATTGGTATTTAGCTTCAAGGGGTGTTCCAAAGAGCCTACATTGCCTCTGCCTGAAATTGGCGGAAGAGTACGCTGTAAATGCAATGGCCCGCTCTTGTTTACCTCCTCCAGAACATGTTTCTCGCCTTGCTGACACATCCTTCAACCATATTGTGCTTCTGACTGACAATGTCCTGGCCGCCTCTGTTGTGATATCCTCTACAGTTGAAAATGCAGCCAATCCTGAAAAACTGGTGTTTCACATAGTAACAGACAAGAAAACGTACTCCCCAATGCATGCCTGGTTTGCAACAAATAGGCTGAAATCAGCAGTAGTGGAAGTTAAGGGATTACATCAATATGATTGGTCTCAGGAGGTGAATGATGGAGTTAAGCAGATGTTGGAAATACATCACTTGATTTGTAGTCATTACTACAATAATCTGAAAGAAAACGACCTTGAGTATGGAGGAGAGCATCAAAATTTTTTGGAGGCTTTAAGCCCTAGCTGCCTGTCCCTTATGAATCATCTTCGCATTTATATCCCTGAagtaattacttttaaaattctGCATTTGATTTGTTCTGAACTTTGAAATTCAGTTGGCATTGAAATGTTCTAATTTTCATGGGTTCCACAGCTGTTTCCGGAACTCAACAAGATAGTATTCTTGGACGATGATGTTGTAGTACAACATGACATATCATCTTTGTGGACATTGGATCTCAATGGGAAAATCGTTGGTGCCGTCGTTGATTCATGGTGTGGAGAAAACTGCTGTCCAGGAAGGAAATACAAGGACTACTTGAATTTTTCACACCCCGTAATTCCATCTCACCTCGACCAAGATCGTTGTGCATGGCTTTCTGGTATGAACATCTTTGATCTTGAAGCGTGGAGGAGGAGCAACATCACAACTTCTTATCATAAATGGTTGAAACTCGTAAGTAAATTTGTCTGCTGCTGGTTCAGTTATTTGGTGATTAATGTTGCTTTACTGTCCATGTAACTGCTGGAATCGTACTATATACATCTGTCTTTACAGAGTCTCAACTCGGGGTTCACGCTATGGCAACCAGGAGTGCTTCCGCCGAGCTTACTTGCTTTCCAAGGACACGTGCATCCTATTGATCCTTTATGGCAAGTGGCTGGTTTAGGGTATTGTTCCTCATCTGCTGGAGGACAGATATTAGAGGCTGCTGCTGTTTTGCATTTCAATGGCCCTGCCAAGCCATGGCTTGAGATCGGTTCTCCAGAAGTACGAAGCCTGTGGAGTAGACATGTAAATTTCACGAACAGCTTTATCCAGAAATGTAGGGTTTTGCATTAGGGCCAGAGGACAAAGTTCTCTGGCACTATGATGTACTCATTTCAGATTCGGAACCATGAAAACCGGCAGGAACACGGTTCGGAACCAAAGCAGAGGGAAGAAGGTATTGGCTTCAGTCTCTGCATAGTATGGAAATCGGTAACTTTCATGTCCATAATAGAAAATAGATGAAGGTACTTAATGATTTAAGTAAGATATGGCAAGGATCTTCAACATATATGATTACATAATCAATGTTGCTGTTCAACAACATTCATTTAATCCAAATTACTTTTATCATGTCTTTTTCCCCATTATTTACCTATTGCTTCACAAATTGTAGTTCAGCCAtgattgtgaatttttttttttaatttcaatcagatcattaaaaatttataattgaagaGCCAATTTGTGTATCAGCCCctatttttagggtaaactaaacCTAATGCGCCTAAGCTTTGATTAAAATTATCTGAAGTTATTAATAAATTGTTACATTTTGGTTCCGTTAACGAGAGAATTATGTTGTACCTTAATTTAAAGggttaatgataaatttagcccttgaattataattaaaatgttaatttaatgttttcaatttttcttaataataatcctaaaattttaaaagaatattaaaaataaataaattcaaaacatat from Gossypium hirsutum isolate 1008001.06 chromosome D04, Gossypium_hirsutum_v2.1, whole genome shotgun sequence encodes:
- the LOC107960944 gene encoding probable galacturonosyltransferase 15 isoform X3, which produces MTSKQQDIKAFAFKTKAMLLGMKQKVQSAKKRELMYWYLASRGVPKSLHCLCLKLAEEYAVNAMARSCLPPPEHVSRLADTSFNHIVLLTDNVLAASVVISSTVENAANPEKLVFHIVTDKKTYSPMHAWFATNRLKSAVVEVKGLHQYDWSQEVNDGVKQMLEIHHLICSHYYNNLKENDLEYGGEHQNFLEALSPSCLSLMNHLRIYIPELFPELNKIVFLDDDVVVQHDISSLWTLDLNGKIVGAVVDSWCGENCCPGRKYKDYLNFSHPVIPSHLDQDRCAWLSGMNIFDLEAWRRSNITTSYHKWLKLSLNSGFTLWQPGVLPPSLLAFQGHVHPIDPLWQVAGLGYCSSSAGGQILEAAAVLHFNGPAKPWLEIGSPEVRSLWSRHVNFTNSFIQKCRVLH
- the LOC107960944 gene encoding probable galacturonosyltransferase 15 isoform X1, producing MVSLLGMKQKVQSAKKRELMYWYLASRGVPKSLHCLCLKLAEEYAVNAMARSCLPPPEHVSRLADTSFNHIVLLTDNVLAASVVISSTVENAANPEKLVFHIVTDKKTYSPMHAWFATNRLKSAVVEVKGLHQYDWSQEVNDGVKQMLEIHHLICSHYYNNLKENDLEYGGEHQNFLEALSPSCLSLMNHLRIYIPELFPELNKIVFLDDDVVVQHDISSLWTLDLNGKIVGAVVDSWCGENCCPGRKYKDYLNFSHPVIPSHLDQDRCAWLSGMNIFDLEAWRRSNITTSYHKWLKLSLNSGFTLWQPGVLPPSLLAFQGHVHPIDPLWQVAGLGYCSSSAGGQILEAAAVLHFNGPAKPWLEIGSPEVRSLWSRHVNFTNSFIQKCRVLH
- the LOC107960944 gene encoding probable galacturonosyltransferase 15 isoform X2 yields the protein MLLGMKQKVQSAKKRELMYWYLASRGVPKSLHCLCLKLAEEYAVNAMARSCLPPPEHVSRLADTSFNHIVLLTDNVLAASVVISSTVENAANPEKLVFHIVTDKKTYSPMHAWFATNRLKSAVVEVKGLHQYDWSQEVNDGVKQMLEIHHLICSHYYNNLKENDLEYGGEHQNFLEALSPSCLSLMNHLRIYIPELFPELNKIVFLDDDVVVQHDISSLWTLDLNGKIVGAVVDSWCGENCCPGRKYKDYLNFSHPVIPSHLDQDRCAWLSGMNIFDLEAWRRSNITTSYHKWLKLSLNSGFTLWQPGVLPPSLLAFQGHVHPIDPLWQVAGLGYCSSSAGGQILEAAAVLHFNGPAKPWLEIGSPEVRSLWSRHVNFTNSFIQKCRVLH